In Bacillus sp. KH172YL63, one genomic interval encodes:
- a CDS encoding carbohydrate ABC transporter permease — MNKQSSRKRLQDAGQGYLFMSPTLLVLAVFIIGPILYAIFLSFHKVQLLGEMNFDFVAFENFARIMEDNRAIIALKNTAKYVLIVVPAQTFLALILAATLNAGLKGEKFFRIVYFLPTLTSSAVLTLIFMWMYNKEGLINNLLDMVGLPTYNFLGDPDIALNAIMLMNIWATAPFFMVIYLAALQDIPDSLYEAAELDGANTIQKFFYVTVPFLRPVTSFVVIMGVIGTFQLFDQSYIFSGGSGGPNNSTLTVVLLIYQYAFKSLGSMGYAAALAFALALIILVATLIQRKFSKEESLY, encoded by the coding sequence ATGAACAAACAATCTTCCAGAAAGAGATTACAAGATGCAGGACAAGGTTACTTATTTATGTCTCCCACACTGCTGGTGTTAGCGGTGTTCATTATTGGACCGATTCTTTATGCAATCTTTTTATCCTTTCATAAAGTACAGCTATTGGGTGAGATGAACTTTGACTTTGTAGCGTTCGAGAACTTTGCCCGGATCATGGAAGACAACCGGGCCATCATTGCGTTGAAGAACACTGCCAAATATGTGCTGATTGTTGTGCCGGCGCAGACCTTTCTTGCACTCATACTCGCAGCCACATTGAATGCCGGTTTAAAAGGTGAGAAGTTCTTCAGGATCGTTTACTTCTTGCCTACTCTGACCTCTTCAGCAGTTTTGACGCTCATATTTATGTGGATGTATAACAAAGAAGGGTTGATCAATAACCTGTTAGATATGGTGGGACTCCCCACATATAATTTCCTCGGTGATCCCGATATTGCCCTTAATGCAATCATGCTGATGAACATCTGGGCGACGGCACCGTTCTTCATGGTCATATATCTTGCAGCCCTGCAGGATATTCCCGATTCTTTATACGAAGCAGCTGAACTGGACGGGGCAAACACAATCCAGAAATTCTTCTATGTGACCGTACCGTTTCTCCGTCCGGTGACCTCCTTTGTAGTGATTATGGGCGTCATCGGTACGTTTCAGCTGTTCGACCAATCCTATATTTTCTCCGGTGGATCAGGCGGACCGAATAACTCAACCTTGACAGTTGTCCTATTAATCTATCAGTATGCCTTCAAATCATTGGGAAGCATGGGGTATGCAGCAGCCCTGGCATTTGCCCTGGCCTTGATCATTCTAGTGGCCACACTGATCCAAAGGAAATTTTCTAAAGAAGAATCACTCTACTAA
- a CDS encoding carbohydrate ABC transporter permease produces the protein MKSKKKTFGKRLLYIVLIGYAITTLIPFLWALSSSFKTLEEIISGTMNFIPKQFTLDNYKQIFIEQELFPRWLFNSLFIAVIGTALNIIFNSMAGYALARLSFPGKKALFVIILAVLMIPAQVTMIPNYLILKEIGWLNSYQGMIVPAMINATFIFMMRQFFINFPKELEEAAQIDGLNRFGIFFKVVLPLAKPALAAQAIFVFMGFWNNFMTPLIVMTDTEMYTLPLGLNTFKGQYVSYWNYIMAASMVFTLPVLLLYAFFNRYFIKGISFTGGK, from the coding sequence ATGAAATCTAAGAAAAAGACGTTCGGTAAACGTCTCCTGTATATTGTCCTGATCGGGTATGCCATTACGACGCTTATCCCTTTCTTATGGGCACTGTCATCTTCTTTCAAAACATTAGAAGAAATCATCAGCGGAACGATGAATTTCATTCCGAAGCAGTTCACTCTCGATAACTACAAACAAATCTTCATCGAACAGGAATTGTTCCCAAGATGGCTGTTCAATAGTCTATTTATCGCTGTGATTGGAACGGCCTTGAATATCATCTTCAATTCCATGGCCGGGTACGCACTGGCACGATTAAGTTTCCCTGGCAAAAAAGCGCTGTTTGTCATCATCCTTGCTGTTCTGATGATTCCTGCACAAGTGACGATGATCCCGAACTATTTAATTCTGAAAGAAATCGGCTGGCTGAACTCCTACCAAGGAATGATCGTGCCGGCAATGATCAATGCCACGTTTATCTTCATGATGCGCCAGTTCTTCATCAACTTCCCGAAAGAACTTGAAGAAGCTGCGCAAATCGACGGCCTCAACCGTTTTGGTATCTTTTTCAAAGTCGTGCTGCCATTGGCGAAACCCGCACTTGCAGCCCAGGCAATCTTTGTTTTCATGGGTTTCTGGAACAACTTCATGACCCCGCTCATCGTCATGACCGATACTGAAATGTACACGCTGCCCCTCGGATTGAACACATTCAAGGGCCAATATGTAAGCTACTGGAATTACATCATGGCTGCTTCTATGGTATTTACGTTGCCGGTACTGCTTTTATACGCCTTCTTCAATCGGTATTTTATCAAAGGGATATCGTTTACGGGTGGAAAATAG